The following coding sequences are from one Betaproteobacteria bacterium window:
- a CDS encoding HipA domain-containing protein, with product MGRAGLPLGSLVYFRQGRREHTVYSYDPGWLDGRERFNVSADLQLLPGHQPHKAAAPQDLRQLWRRLAFNLLITNVDDHLQNHGFLHVAHGQWRLAPAFDINPFPEKDRESKTWLSEEDGPITDVAMLLARAATFGLDETRALAVLGEVHGAVARWRTIALSGEVGVLPAELDDFAPAFEHGQMDAVARLLGR from the coding sequence ATCGGCAGGGCTGGTCTGCCGCTCGGTTCGCTCGTGTATTTCCGCCAGGGACGGCGCGAGCACACGGTCTATTCCTATGACCCGGGCTGGTTGGATGGCCGGGAGCGCTTCAACGTGTCGGCGGACCTGCAACTGTTGCCGGGACACCAGCCACACAAGGCGGCCGCCCCGCAGGACTTGCGACAGCTCTGGCGCCGACTGGCGTTCAACCTGTTGATCACCAATGTAGACGATCACCTGCAGAACCACGGCTTCCTGCATGTGGCCCATGGCCAGTGGCGCCTGGCACCCGCTTTCGACATCAATCCCTTTCCGGAGAAGGATCGTGAATCCAAGACCTGGCTTTCCGAGGAGGATGGGCCGATCACGGATGTGGCGATGCTGCTGGCGCGGGCTGCGACTTTCGGCCTGGACGAAACCCGGGCTTTGGCCGTACTGGGAGAAGTGCATGGGGCCGTGGCGCGCTGGCGGACGATAGCTCTCAGTGGCGAAGTGGGCGTGCTCCCCGCGGAACTGGATGACTTTGCCCCGGCCTTCGAACACGGGCAGATGGATGCAGTCGCCCGCCTGCTCGGGCGGTAA
- a CDS encoding CDP-6-deoxy-delta-3,4-glucoseen reductase, translated as MSYRITVQPSGKSFAADDDETVLAAALRQGLLLPYGCRDGACGSCKGRLVSGRVEDGKAQSQALTEADRAAGLTLFCCARPQSDLVIECATLRTASDIPVKTLPARIEKLERLAPDVIELHLRLPASERLQFLAGQYVDILLKDGKRRSFSMANAPHDDAFLQLHIRHVPGGLFTDQVFSTLKARDILRLNGPHGSFTLREESDKPMILLAGGTGFAPLKSLIEHALHEACQRPMVLYWGARAVVDLYLADLPRRWAAEHPHFRYVPVLSEPQPEDAWAGRTGLVHQAVMTDFPDLSGHEVYACGAPAMIDAARRDFTARCRLPEEAFFSDAFTFST; from the coding sequence ATGAGCTACCGCATCACCGTCCAGCCCAGCGGCAAGAGTTTCGCAGCCGACGACGACGAAACCGTGCTGGCGGCCGCCCTGCGCCAGGGCTTGCTGCTGCCCTACGGCTGCCGCGACGGGGCCTGCGGCTCCTGCAAGGGCAGGCTGGTTTCCGGCAGGGTGGAAGACGGCAAGGCTCAGTCCCAGGCCCTGACCGAGGCCGATCGGGCCGCCGGCCTCACCCTGTTCTGCTGCGCCCGCCCCCAATCGGACCTGGTCATCGAATGCGCCACACTGCGGACGGCGAGCGACATCCCGGTCAAGACCCTGCCCGCCCGCATCGAAAAGCTGGAGCGTCTGGCCCCCGACGTGATCGAACTGCACCTGCGCCTGCCAGCCAGCGAACGTCTGCAATTCCTCGCCGGGCAGTACGTCGACATCCTGCTCAAGGACGGCAAGCGGCGCAGCTTCTCCATGGCCAACGCGCCCCACGACGACGCCTTCCTGCAATTGCACATCCGCCACGTGCCCGGCGGCCTATTCACCGACCAGGTCTTCTCGACGCTCAAGGCGCGGGACATCCTGCGCCTCAACGGCCCCCACGGCAGCTTCACCCTGCGGGAAGAATCGGACAAGCCGATGATCCTGCTGGCCGGTGGCACCGGCTTCGCCCCCTTGAAGAGCCTGATCGAACACGCGCTTCACGAAGCTTGCCAACGCCCCATGGTGCTCTACTGGGGTGCCCGGGCAGTCGTCGATCTTTATCTCGCCGATCTTCCCCGGCGCTGGGCGGCGGAGCACCCGCACTTCCGCTACGTCCCGGTGCTCTCGGAGCCGCAACCGGAAGACGCCTGGGCCGGCCGCACTGGCCTCGTCCATCAGGCCGTGATGACCGACTTCCCCGACCTCTCGGGCCACGAAGTCTACGCCTGCGGCGCCCCCGCCATGATCGACGCCGCCCGCCGGGATTTCACCGCACGCTGCCGCCTGCCGGAAGAAGCGTTCTTTTCCGACGCCTTCACCTTCTCCACCTGA
- a CDS encoding ABC transporter ATP-binding protein produces MLEVTGLSVAYGGIRAVRSITFHVAAGETVALIGANGAGKTSTLKALARLLDPAGGSVRFLGEDLTRLPAHRLVEKGIALVPEGRGVFPRLSVAENLSMGAFVRRDRAAVAEDSERIYDLFPRLRERAGQLAGTLSGGEQQMLAIGRALMSRPRLLLLDEPSMGLAPLMVQKIFEVVRAVAQEGMTILLVEQNAKLALETSSRGYVLESGEITLNGPAGDLLADSRVRAAYLGE; encoded by the coding sequence TTGCTTGAGGTGACGGGCCTGTCGGTCGCCTACGGCGGTATCCGGGCCGTGCGCAGCATCACCTTCCACGTCGCCGCCGGCGAGACCGTCGCGCTGATCGGCGCCAACGGCGCCGGCAAGACCAGTACCCTCAAGGCCCTGGCGCGTCTCCTGGACCCGGCCGGGGGGAGCGTCCGCTTCCTGGGCGAGGATCTGACGCGGCTGCCAGCGCACCGCCTGGTGGAAAAGGGAATCGCCCTGGTCCCCGAGGGGCGCGGCGTCTTTCCCCGCCTGAGCGTGGCCGAGAACCTGTCCATGGGCGCCTTCGTGCGCCGCGACCGCGCCGCCGTCGCGGAGGACAGCGAGCGTATCTACGACCTCTTTCCCCGCCTGCGGGAGCGCGCCGGACAACTGGCCGGCACGCTCTCTGGTGGCGAGCAGCAGATGCTGGCCATCGGCAGGGCGCTGATGAGCCGGCCGCGCCTCCTGCTCCTCGACGAGCCCTCCATGGGCCTGGCGCCCCTCATGGTGCAGAAGATCTTCGAAGTCGTCCGGGCCGTCGCCCAGGAAGGCATGACCATCCTGCTGGTGGAGCAGAATGCCAAACTGGCGCTCGAAACGAGCAGCCGCGGCTACGTCCTGGAAAGCGGCGAGATCACCCTGAATGGCCCGGCCGGCGATCTCCTGGCTGACAGCCGGGTGCGTGCCGCCTACCTGGGCGAGTGA
- a CDS encoding ABC transporter ATP-binding protein yields MGKSWLAPRPLMGLVLVAIALAALPFVAALGGQAWVRIVNFAILYVFLALGLNIVVGFAGLLDLGYIAFYAVGAYLYALLASPHFGLHLPFWAILPLGAVLACGFGVALGAPTLKLRGDYLAIVTLGFGEIIRIFLNNLNAPVNITNGAQGITLIDPLTLGGFRFSGNSEILGIVLSGPQKLYFLLVVLALGVIVVNLRLQHSRIGRAWQAIREDEVAARAVGINTRNVKLLAFAMGASFGGIAGGIFAAMQGFVSPESFSLIESVMVLAMVVLGGMGHIPGVILGAVLLTVLPEVLRYGVGPLQQALFGKVLIDPESLRMLIFGLALVLVMRLKPAGLWPSPERRRELAEQDS; encoded by the coding sequence ATGGGCAAGTCCTGGCTGGCGCCGCGGCCCCTGATGGGGCTGGTGCTGGTGGCGATCGCCCTGGCGGCGCTGCCCTTCGTCGCCGCCCTGGGCGGGCAGGCCTGGGTGCGCATCGTCAATTTCGCCATCCTCTACGTCTTTCTGGCCCTGGGGCTCAACATCGTGGTCGGCTTTGCCGGCCTGCTCGATCTGGGCTACATCGCCTTTTACGCCGTCGGCGCCTATCTCTATGCCCTGCTCGCCAGTCCCCACTTCGGCCTGCATCTGCCCTTCTGGGCCATCCTTCCCCTGGGGGCCGTGCTGGCCTGCGGTTTCGGCGTCGCCCTGGGGGCGCCTACCCTCAAGCTGCGCGGCGATTATCTGGCCATCGTTACCCTGGGCTTCGGCGAGATCATCCGCATCTTCCTCAACAACCTCAACGCTCCGGTCAATATCACCAACGGCGCCCAAGGCATCACCCTCATCGATCCCCTGACCCTGGGCGGGTTCCGCTTCAGCGGCAACAGTGAAATCCTGGGCATCGTCCTGAGCGGGCCGCAGAAACTCTATTTCCTCCTGGTCGTCCTGGCCCTGGGGGTCATCGTGGTCAATCTGCGCCTGCAACATTCGCGCATCGGGCGCGCTTGGCAGGCCATCCGGGAGGACGAGGTGGCCGCCCGGGCTGTCGGCATCAACACCCGCAATGTGAAATTGCTCGCCTTTGCCATGGGGGCGAGCTTCGGCGGCATCGCCGGGGGCATCTTCGCCGCCATGCAGGGCTTCGTTTCGCCCGAGAGCTTTTCCCTCATCGAATCGGTCATGGTCCTGGCCATGGTCGTGCTGGGGGGCATGGGCCACATCCCCGGCGTGATCCTGGGGGCTGTGTTGCTCACCGTGCTGCCCGAAGTCTTGCGCTACGGCGTCGGACCGCTGCAGCAGGCCTTGTTCGGCAAGGTGCTGATCGATCCGGAAAGCCTGCGCATGCTCATCTTCGGCCTCGCCCTGGTTCTCGTCATGCGCCTCAAGCCCGCCGGCCTGTGGCCTTCTCCGGAGCGGCGGCGCGAACTGGCGGAACAGGATTCCTGA
- a CDS encoding branched-chain amino acid ABC transporter permease, producing MEILLQQLVNGLVQGSIYALVALGYTMVYGIMGLINFAHGEVVMIGTLVTLTVAGLLLQAGVPAAAAGLGGLLAAILVCMALGWGLERVAYRPLRHAPRLTPLITAIGMSIVLQNVAMLVWGRNYLTFPAVAPKAQFELAGAHFTAVQVMIVAVSALTMVGLLFLVYRTRLGLAMRATAQNPAVAGLMGVPVDRVIAAAFVIGSALGAVAGMLVGAYYEIAHYQMGFMLGLKAFTAAVLGGIGNLGGAMAGGVLLGIIEALAAGYIGDLTGGFLGSHYQDIFAFLVLIGVLMFRPAGLFGEKTGERA from the coding sequence GTGGAAATCCTTCTTCAGCAACTCGTCAATGGCCTGGTCCAGGGCAGCATCTACGCCCTGGTCGCCCTGGGCTACACCATGGTGTACGGCATCATGGGGCTCATCAACTTCGCCCACGGGGAAGTGGTGATGATCGGTACCCTGGTCACCCTGACGGTGGCCGGGCTTCTGCTTCAGGCCGGCGTGCCAGCGGCGGCGGCCGGCTTGGGGGGGCTTCTTGCGGCGATCCTGGTGTGCATGGCCCTGGGTTGGGGCCTGGAGCGGGTGGCCTACCGGCCCCTGCGCCATGCGCCACGCCTTACGCCGCTGATCACGGCCATCGGCATGTCCATCGTGCTGCAGAACGTCGCCATGCTGGTGTGGGGGCGCAATTACCTCACTTTCCCGGCGGTGGCGCCCAAGGCCCAGTTCGAGCTGGCGGGAGCCCATTTCACTGCCGTCCAGGTGATGATCGTGGCCGTGTCGGCCCTCACCATGGTCGGTTTGCTCTTCCTCGTCTATCGCACCCGCCTGGGCCTCGCCATGCGTGCCACGGCCCAGAACCCTGCCGTGGCCGGCCTCATGGGGGTGCCGGTGGATCGGGTCATCGCCGCCGCCTTCGTCATCGGGTCCGCCCTGGGGGCGGTGGCGGGCATGCTGGTGGGCGCCTATTACGAAATCGCCCATTACCAGATGGGCTTCATGCTCGGCCTCAAGGCCTTCACCGCCGCCGTCCTGGGCGGCATCGGCAATCTGGGCGGCGCCATGGCCGGCGGGGTGCTGCTGGGCATCATCGAGGCCCTGGCGGCGGGCTATATCGGTGACCTGACCGGAGGCTTCCTGGGCAGTCACTACCAGGACATCTTCGCCTTCCTGGTCCTCATCGGCGTCCTCATGTTCCGTCCCGCCGGCTTGTTCGGCGAAAAGACCGGGGAACGGGCCTGA
- a CDS encoding ABC transporter ATP-binding protein — protein sequence MAAKLLAARGVGKRFGGVKALDDVSLTIHAGEIYGLIGPNGAGKTTFFNCLTGLYVPDAGGFDFCGTALAANAPHRAAERGIARTFQNIRLFANMSARENVMVGRHVRTQAGVFGAILRTRATRQEEDAICRRAEELLHYVGIADRADDLAKNLAYGDQRRLEIARALATDPRLLCLDEPAAGMNATETEELRLLIEGIRRDGTTVLLIEHDVKLVMGLCDRVAVLDYGRLLCEDEPAVVQKNPAVIEAYLGGSLA from the coding sequence ATGGCCGCGAAGCTCCTCGCTGCCCGGGGGGTGGGCAAGCGCTTCGGCGGGGTCAAGGCCCTCGACGACGTTTCCCTCACCATCCACGCAGGGGAAATCTATGGGCTCATCGGCCCCAACGGCGCCGGCAAGACCACTTTTTTCAACTGTCTCACCGGGCTTTACGTGCCCGACGCCGGGGGCTTCGACTTTTGCGGCACGGCCCTGGCCGCCAATGCCCCCCACCGGGCCGCCGAGCGTGGCATTGCCCGCACCTTCCAGAACATCCGCCTCTTCGCCAACATGAGCGCCCGGGAGAATGTCATGGTGGGCCGCCATGTGCGCACTCAGGCAGGGGTCTTCGGGGCGATCCTGCGCACCCGGGCGACGCGCCAGGAAGAGGATGCCATCTGCCGCCGGGCCGAAGAGTTGCTCCACTACGTGGGCATCGCCGACCGGGCCGACGACCTGGCCAAGAATCTTGCCTACGGCGACCAGAGGCGCCTGGAAATCGCCCGTGCCCTGGCTACCGACCCGCGCCTGCTCTGCCTGGACGAGCCGGCAGCGGGCATGAACGCCACCGAGACCGAGGAATTGCGACTCCTCATCGAGGGCATCCGCCGGGATGGGACCACGGTGCTGCTCATCGAGCACGACGTCAAACTGGTCATGGGCCTGTGCGACCGGGTCGCGGTGCTGGACTACGGCCGTCTGCTGTGCGAGGACGAGCCGGCGGTGGTGCAGAAGAACCCGGCGGTCATCGAGGCCTACCTGGGAGGCAGCCTTGCTTGA
- a CDS encoding branched-chain amino acid ABC transporter substrate-binding protein, translating to MIPSKLSAVAAVVASCFVLAACGQKEEPKPVAPAPAPAPVAKPEVTVKIGHVAPMTGPQAHLGKDNENGARQAIDELNAKGLEIGGAKVKFELLAEDDQADPKQGTLVAQKLIDAKVNGVIGHLNSGTTIPASKLYFDAGIPQISGSATNPKYTQQGFATAFRVMANDVQQGKALGEFAAKQGVKTVAIVDDRTAYGQGLADEFRKAVEGAGIKIVATEYTNDKATDFKAILTKIKSTKAELVFYGGMDAQGGPLVKQMKELGLKAKFLGGDGVCTPEFMKLGGPASEGNHCSLPGMPLEKLAQGPAFRDAYGKKFNAEIQLYAPYVYDAVMVMVSAMQRANSVEPGKYLAEVGKTSQEGVTAKIEFDDKGDLKSGAISMYQFKEGKLEYVETLGGSPVEAAKAEVKEAVAEVKEAAKAVGEAAKDMAKEGVKAGADAVKAGAEAAKAAVDKK from the coding sequence ATGATTCCCAGCAAGCTGTCGGCGGTCGCCGCCGTTGTTGCCTCTTGTTTCGTCCTGGCCGCCTGCGGCCAGAAAGAGGAGCCCAAGCCGGTCGCGCCGGCACCTGCGCCTGCTCCGGTCGCCAAGCCGGAGGTGACGGTGAAGATCGGCCATGTGGCGCCGATGACGGGCCCCCAGGCCCACCTGGGCAAGGACAACGAAAACGGCGCGCGTCAGGCCATCGACGAGCTCAACGCCAAGGGTCTGGAAATCGGCGGCGCCAAGGTCAAGTTCGAACTCCTGGCCGAGGACGACCAGGCCGATCCCAAGCAGGGCACCCTCGTCGCCCAGAAGCTGATCGACGCCAAGGTCAATGGGGTCATCGGTCACCTCAATTCGGGCACCACCATCCCGGCCTCCAAGCTGTATTTCGACGCCGGCATTCCCCAGATTTCCGGTTCCGCCACCAATCCCAAATACACTCAGCAGGGTTTTGCCACCGCTTTCCGGGTCATGGCGAATGATGTCCAGCAGGGCAAGGCCCTGGGCGAATTCGCCGCCAAGCAGGGCGTCAAGACCGTAGCCATCGTCGATGACCGCACCGCGTACGGCCAGGGGCTGGCCGACGAATTCCGCAAAGCCGTCGAAGGCGCGGGCATCAAGATCGTGGCCACTGAATACACCAACGACAAGGCCACCGACTTCAAGGCCATCCTCACCAAGATCAAGTCCACCAAGGCGGAACTGGTTTTCTACGGCGGCATGGATGCTCAGGGCGGTCCCCTGGTCAAGCAGATGAAGGAACTGGGCCTCAAGGCCAAATTCCTGGGCGGCGATGGCGTGTGCACGCCGGAATTCATGAAGCTGGGCGGCCCGGCCAGCGAGGGCAACCACTGTTCCCTGCCCGGCATGCCCCTGGAAAAACTCGCCCAGGGTCCGGCCTTCCGCGACGCCTACGGCAAGAAGTTCAATGCCGAAATCCAGCTCTACGCCCCCTACGTCTACGATGCGGTCATGGTCATGGTCAGTGCCATGCAGCGGGCCAATTCCGTCGAGCCCGGCAAGTATCTGGCGGAAGTGGGCAAGACCAGCCAGGAGGGCGTCACGGCCAAGATCGAATTCGACGACAAGGGCGACCTGAAGAGCGGCGCCATTTCCATGTACCAGTTCAAGGAAGGCAAGCTCGAATACGTCGAGACCCTGGGGGGCAGCCCGGTCGAGGCAGCCAAGGCAGAAGTGAAGGAAGCCGTCGCCGAAGTGAAGGAAGCCGCCAAGGCCGTGGGTGAGGCGGCCAAGGATATGGCCAAGGAAGGCGTCAAGGCCGGGGCAGACGCCGTCAAGGCCGGTGCCGAGGCCGCCAAGGCCGCGGTGGACAAGAAGTAA
- a CDS encoding helix-turn-helix transcriptional regulator encodes MDFPIPLPIERAIRKFGTDISLARRRRHISQASLAERMGASLSTVRRMEKGDGRVPIHFFARALHVFGEIQALENLLDTASDDIGLALMDERLPKRVRRKPAPSGAL; translated from the coding sequence ATGGACTTCCCGATTCCGTTGCCCATCGAACGGGCCATCCGGAAGTTCGGCACGGATATCTCCCTGGCGCGTCGCCGGCGCCACATCTCTCAGGCCTCCCTGGCCGAGCGCATGGGCGCGTCCCTGTCTACCGTGCGGCGCATGGAGAAAGGCGATGGGCGGGTGCCAATCCACTTTTTTGCCCGCGCGCTGCATGTCTTTGGCGAAATCCAGGCCCTGGAGAACCTCCTGGACACCGCCAGTGACGACATCGGTCTGGCGCTGATGGACGAGCGCCTGCCCAAGCGCGTGCGGCGCAAGCCGGCGCCTTCGGGGGCGCTGTGA